The DNA window GTACTGCATGCTGAATGCATTTAGTGGTCAAGTTCCCCCCCCTTTGTCTCCTCCTTGTCGTGTGGATCATGTATCTTTGCATCTAGTTTGTGTTAGTAAGTAAGACGGTCGTGCTACAGTTTGATAACCAGCTCAGAGAGCCATTTATGCACAACAATTTAGGCCCAACGGTGTCTGAAGATATAAAACTTCGATGAACTATTTTTGTTCACTGATTGCAATGGGAAAGGTATAACTTCGATGGACTATTTCTGTATACTATTTTTATTTGGACATAGAATGATATACCTGTTAGATACCAGAACATAAATGTTGTAATGGTATTTGATTACTTGAAATGCGATTATAGGCAAAAAAAATGAAGTGAGCTTGACTCTTGGACGAATGCATTATATCATGCTTTTGACAATGATCTTGCATGATGTAAGAGAAGACCATTTTGTATGTTGTCTATGTAGCATGAACTTGGGAGTGCGTTGGTTACGTGTATGCTTAATTTGTTTGATGTTTTTCTTAATATATGTGAAGGAACATTCTCTAGTACTCATGTTTCAAATCTTGTTGGATCTTACTATTGGAAAAGGAAAAAGGGGTTGCAATGTGTAGGATAATAATGAGAAAACATGTTTCTGTACCAATCTGGATGCAGCAGGGAGTTAAAGATCTCCCCTTGCTGTTTCCCTTAAATGTTTCATTGATTTGTAAGAAATTCGTTTCTGACAGTTGTTTCAGTTATTAGGTTTGCTTTGTTCCCTGTTTTAACTAATCTGACTGCCTAGGTTGAAGGGTAGGGCCATTCATCCAGATCTCTTTTCCTTGCTAAAGTGGAAACCTGACAGCTTTTCTTAAGTTGCAGATTTTGAGTGCTCTTCACATGATATGCTTTTCCTCCCCTTTTCATTCTGCTACTTTCACAACTTGCTAATTGATTAAAAAACTCGTTTCTCCATTTCCTCAAAACtagtattttcttttttgtcttatatacatttttaaaaaaggATCAGACGTGTTTTtagaatataatgaaaatatatattatagttttttaatgttttatgaaaACAGCTAATGACAAATCAAGACCCCTTTTTGTTAAAGAGTTATGCCATATCGTGGTACCACTTTTTGGTAAAAAGGGTACATAAAGCTATGTTGGCTCACGCCATTTCAAGCTAGGGGCTCATCCACATGTCTAAACTTGAAAGCAACACACCATTCAgggaataaatttattatttattatttttaatattgtcgTGACCTGAAATGAAAAGGATGAAGTGGAAACCTGATCAGGCCTAATAACTAAAAAGTCCACACATGCCACATATATATTACACTCATTTCCTACCTTATTTAACACTTTTGCTTAATACATCAAACATATTCACTACAAACAGCGCAGCAACCCATACGGTAGGCGAAGACCCATGCCATAGGCCTCAGCGACCTGTGAACAGCCCGCGATTGCAGCAACCATCCTTTAAGGTTATCATAAAACATCATCAAGAATTGTGGATAACAGCAGCCCTTTAACAAATTCACATCTTTTTGCCTTCTCTTCCTGATCCTTGACTGAAAGAGGAGATGACTGCACATTTCTGCTATCAAAGCCAAATACCAGAATGAGAAAGCAGATAAAAGCCTAAAGATCCcattaaaaaagaaaagctaGGTCTCCTTGTAATAAGGTTGCTGTACTGGTCCCAGATGAGAATTCTAAATTAGTAAACGAAGGTCTTAATCTCCTTTTTCAAAGGATAGCATAAGTCTCAACTATCCCCACCTAATGACTAGCCAACCAATTTGTCAAACTTgttgaagagagaaaaatgttagaaaataaaGACAGTGCAAGAGCTGGGAGTCCTTGACTAAAGATGTATTAGTGACTCTTCTTGGTTTTGCTTTTAACAAGTATAATTTTAAGGGTTGAATCCCCCAAGTCAATGACATGATGCTGAACATCTTGTTCTAACTCTTGGGTGGCATAATGAAGATTTGCATGTTAACCTAATGAAACAAAGACATTGCATGTGAACAATTTAAACATATGCTCGATTAGTACCATCTTCTCAAAGAATAGCTTTGATAGATAACTTCTCACTGAGAAACAAAAAGGcccaaataaaataacatttgcATGCCCTTATGACAATGATTTATTAGTTTGTGCAGAATTTCAAGTGCATAACCAGATAGAAGCCTGTGCACGTTCAAAATATAGGCATCAAGCAACTGGGGGACAGAGAGAACAATCAGATTTTAAACATGCCACAACTTACCTCTCTGACTTATTCACATCTGAACTTTTCGTAGCTGTGTTGGTTTCGCTAGATAACTGAGGCTGCACACTAACAGAATCATCAACGATAGGCAAAATAAACGAAGACAGCAACGGATCAGGTGCAGAGTTCGATGAGGGCGCTATACAAGAAGAACCCCCGAAGAGGGACTGCAGGTTTCCGTCTCGCAGCTCTTTCCTCAGAAGAGAAAGCGTTGAATGAGATCCACTTCTACGTGATCTCCGCTTACGCTGCATATACCCAGTCGTTAAGAAAACAATACAAGGAACAAAGGTGTTAAACAATTTAACTATGAATCCCAAAgataattcataaaaaaacaaTAGTAACTTAATACGCGATGATACCTTGAATATATGTCCATGTTGTCGCGTTATATGCGCAACCATATCTACTCCCACCCTCATTGC is part of the Gossypium hirsutum isolate 1008001.06 chromosome D11, Gossypium_hirsutum_v2.1, whole genome shotgun sequence genome and encodes:
- the LOC107927258 gene encoding protein DEHYDRATION-INDUCED 19 homolog 3 isoform X1 — encoded protein: MDADPWTLCLSSTARRYQSALQSRSDMFMGFEEMDGEDDIREEFPCPFCSEYFDIVGLCCHIDDEHPVEANNGVCPVCAMRVGVDMVAHITRQHGHIFKRKRRSRRSGSHSTLSLLRKELRDGNLQSLFGGSSCIAPSSNSAPDPLLSSFILPIVDDSVSVQPQLSSETNTATKSSDVNKSERNVQSSPLSVKDQEEKAKRCEFVKGLLLSTILDDVL
- the LOC107927258 gene encoding protein DEHYDRATION-INDUCED 19 homolog 3 isoform X2 — translated: MDADPWTLCLSSTARRYQSALQSRSEMDGEDDIREEFPCPFCSEYFDIVGLCCHIDDEHPVEANNGVCPVCAMRVGVDMVAHITRQHGHIFKRKRRSRRSGSHSTLSLLRKELRDGNLQSLFGGSSCIAPSSNSAPDPLLSSFILPIVDDSVSVQPQLSSETNTATKSSDVNKSERNVQSSPLSVKDQEEKAKRCEFVKGLLLSTILDDVL